One region of Quercus lobata isolate SW786 chromosome 2, ValleyOak3.0 Primary Assembly, whole genome shotgun sequence genomic DNA includes:
- the LOC115967809 gene encoding transcription factor WER-like, with product MESWPCSAKGVIRGAWSAGEDKILKNYIKIHGEGRWTDLPQRAGLRRCGKSCRLRWLNYLRPDIKRGNFSEDEEDLIIKLHKLLGNSWSLIARRLPGRTDNEIKNYWNTILSKRVQGDKIHEQSSRILKSIGRIRKLTSDSNPGIKPIAHPVIRPKAVRCTKVILPWQSDNNQMFNENIVPCGNGENLFPSVQPENNIFDFPKDLDTNYFLRTDVQNSNGHQTNEINIRDIVLDLPVSRCNSKLKDLIDEGKPENWRATNPFQPNEAMDLNTLASFLDSEDAWIS from the exons atggaAAGTTGGCCATGCAGTGCGAAAGGTGTAATCAGAGGAGCATGGTCTGCGGGGGAAGATAAGATCCTTAAAAACTACATTAAAATCCATGGCGAAGGGAGATGGACAGACCTGCCTCAAAGAGCTG GGCTGAGGAGATGTGGGAAGAGTTGCCGGCTTCGTTGGTTGAATTATTTAAGGCCAGATATTAAGAGAGGCAACTTTTCTGAGGACGAAGAAGATCTCATTATCAAACTACATAAGCTTCTTGGTAACAG TTGGTCACTCATTGCTCGAAGATTACCGGGACGAACTGACAATGAGATAAAGAATTACTGGAACACCATTTTAAGCAAGAGGGTGCAAGGTGACAAGATTCATGAACAAAGTAGTAGAATATTAAAATCCATTGGAAGGATAAGAAAGTTGACATCAGACTCAAATCCAGGAATAAAACCGATTGCTCACCCTGTGATTCGACCAAAAGCAGTGCGGTGCACAAAGGTTATCCTCCCATGGCAATCGGATAATAATCAAATGTTCAATGAAAATATAGTTCCTTGTGGGAATGGTGAAAACCTATTTCCTTCAGTTCAGCCGGAAAATAATATCTTTGACTTTCCGAAAGATTTGGATACAAATTACTTTTTGAGAACGGATGTGCAAAATTCAAATGGCCACCAAACCAATGAAATCAACATACGTGACATTGTGTTGGATTTGCCCGTTTCTAGATGCAATTCCAAGCTTAAAGATTTAATCGATGAAGGGAAGCCTGAGAATTGGAGGGCTACTAATCCCTTTCAGCCAAATGAAGCTATGGATCTTAACACATTGGCATCCTTTTTGGATTCAGAAGATGCATGGATTAGCTGA